The Candidatus Woesearchaeota archaeon genome window below encodes:
- a CDS encoding GNAT family N-acetyltransferase translates to MENVYPSGIYIQKLKQETELRSFCSTFADLKLFLFHDAFRNQEQNISVTFLCFYKDYIISYITLLTDRITVQQDLHDFFTQKDINYKTLPALKIGRMCVDDRFQKQGIGTLMLKMALLKAKNINEHTAGCRFLTVDAKNESQEFYRKFGFKTFRKNQETTAMYLDIKLSQQN, encoded by the coding sequence ATGGAAAATGTTTACCCTTCTGGAATATACATCCAAAAACTGAAGCAAGAGACTGAACTGCGGTCGTTTTGTTCCACTTTCGCTGATTTAAAGCTGTTTTTATTTCATGACGCATTTCGAAATCAAGAACAAAATATTTCTGTCACATTTCTCTGCTTTTACAAAGATTACATTATATCTTACATCACTTTACTCACTGATAGAATTACAGTACAACAGGATCTTCACGATTTTTTTACACAAAAAGACATTAACTACAAAACGCTTCCTGCTTTGAAAATAGGAAGAATGTGTGTTGATGATCGCTTTCAGAAGCAAGGCATCGGCACGCTCATGCTTAAGATGGCACTTCTGAAAGCAAAAAACATCAATGAGCATACAGCAGGATGTCGCTTTCTTACCGTAGACGCAAAGAACGAGTCACAAGAGTTTTACCGCAAATTTGGATTCAAAACATTTAGAAAAAATCAAGAAACAACGGCAATGTACCTTGACATCAAACTCAGTCAACAAAATTAA
- a CDS encoding 50S ribosome-binding GTPase, which yields MVNFWSIVNDVIDKSDILLEVLDSRLPDMTRNAEVEGKVKRAGKKLILVLNKADLIGQRTAEKEKRKFTKEYPVVFVSTREHQGTKLLREAILKNTDKQEITVGVLGYPNTGKSSIINVLKGRKAASTSPQSGHTRSLQRIRVTNRIMMLDTPGVVPFEEKDEVKHVLIGSVMYSDTEHPDLAACEIIKHCNQIDEQIILLHFGVSAAPDEYALLETIAKKRNIMAKGGVFDVERAARLVIQDWQMGKIKLS from the coding sequence ATGGTCAACTTTTGGAGCATTGTCAATGATGTGATTGATAAAAGTGATATCTTACTTGAAGTACTAGACAGCAGACTTCCTGACATGACCAGAAACGCTGAAGTCGAAGGAAAAGTAAAGCGCGCTGGAAAAAAATTGATACTCGTTCTCAACAAAGCAGATTTGATTGGTCAGAGAACCGCTGAAAAGGAAAAGAGAAAATTTACTAAAGAATATCCTGTTGTATTTGTCTCGACAAGAGAACATCAAGGAACAAAATTATTGCGTGAAGCAATTCTTAAAAATACTGATAAACAAGAAATTACAGTCGGTGTCCTCGGCTATCCAAACACTGGAAAAAGTTCTATCATCAATGTTCTGAAGGGACGCAAGGCCGCGTCAACAAGCCCGCAGTCTGGACATACTCGTTCGCTTCAACGCATTCGCGTGACAAACCGTATCATGATGCTTGACACCCCAGGAGTTGTTCCTTTTGAAGAAAAAGATGAAGTGAAACACGTTCTTATTGGTTCTGTGATGTATTCTGATACTGAGCATCCTGATCTTGCTGCGTGCGAAATCATAAAACACTGTAACCAAATTGATGAACAGATCATTTTGTTGCACTTTGGTGTTTCTGCCGCTCCTGATGAATATGCGCTGCTTGAAACAATTGCGAAAAAAAGAAACATTATGGCAAAAGGCGGTGTTTTTGATGTTGAACGCGCAGCACGACTTGTGATTCAGGATTGGCAAATGGGCAAGATCAAGCTGAGTTGA